The following coding sequences lie in one Arachis hypogaea cultivar Tifrunner chromosome 4, arahy.Tifrunner.gnm2.J5K5, whole genome shotgun sequence genomic window:
- the LOC112796760 gene encoding uncharacterized protein isoform X1, which produces MASQNEGTKQFNHVLSKDWMDSPRFENEYQDLNEDPSQSEMFVVTRTSKKGETDSGTQETIEHLQNLKEAGYNDDEAVQTVFGKERHGRVRFYGRSVTKSSLKKENKIRQMQQQHNEVDSTMEKNQNNLTSKLDGLTNLIKTLLQQVNPGMSAEQVQVMIEAAQQSPPDASSAPNDARRSIPPSLGSNHVSKDMEEDMM; this is translated from the exons ATGGCATCTCAAAATGAAGGAACTAAGCA GTTTAATCATGTTTTGTCAAAAGATTGGATGGATTCACCAAGATTTGAGAACGAGTACCAAGATTTGAATGAAGATCCATCACAATCTGAGATGTTTGTTGTAACTCGTACGAGCAAAAAAGGAGAGACTGATTCGGGAACACAAGAGACAATT GAACATCTTCAAAATTTGAAAGAAGCAGGATACAATGATGATGAAGCAGTTCAAACAGTTTTCGGAAAGGAGAGACATGGAAGAGTTCGTTTTTATGGTCGATCAGTCACAAAATCCTCTCTTAAAAAGGAGAACAAAATCCGACAAATGCAGCAACAACATAATGAAGTGGATTCAACTAtggagaaaaatcaaaataacttAACTTCCAAGTTGGATGGTTTAACAAACTTGATTAAAACGTTGTTGCAACAAGTCAATCCTGGTATGAGTGCAGAACAAGTGCAAGTAATGATAGAAGCTGCCCAACAATCTCCGCCTGACGCGAGTAGTGCACCAAATGATGCGCGGCGAAGCATTCCTCCTTCACTTGGATCAAACCATGTATCAAAGGATATGGAA GAAGACATGATGTGA
- the LOC112796760 gene encoding uncharacterized protein isoform X2 → MKELSNWMDSPRFENEYQDLNEDPSQSEMFVVTRTSKKGETDSGTQETIEHLQNLKEAGYNDDEAVQTVFGKERHGRVRFYGRSVTKSSLKKENKIRQMQQQHNEVDSTMEKNQNNLTSKLDGLTNLIKTLLQQVNPGMSAEQVQVMIEAAQQSPPDASSAPNDARRSIPPSLGSNHVSKDMEEDMM, encoded by the exons ATGAAGGAACTAAGCA ATTGGATGGATTCACCAAGATTTGAGAACGAGTACCAAGATTTGAATGAAGATCCATCACAATCTGAGATGTTTGTTGTAACTCGTACGAGCAAAAAAGGAGAGACTGATTCGGGAACACAAGAGACAATT GAACATCTTCAAAATTTGAAAGAAGCAGGATACAATGATGATGAAGCAGTTCAAACAGTTTTCGGAAAGGAGAGACATGGAAGAGTTCGTTTTTATGGTCGATCAGTCACAAAATCCTCTCTTAAAAAGGAGAACAAAATCCGACAAATGCAGCAACAACATAATGAAGTGGATTCAACTAtggagaaaaatcaaaataacttAACTTCCAAGTTGGATGGTTTAACAAACTTGATTAAAACGTTGTTGCAACAAGTCAATCCTGGTATGAGTGCAGAACAAGTGCAAGTAATGATAGAAGCTGCCCAACAATCTCCGCCTGACGCGAGTAGTGCACCAAATGATGCGCGGCGAAGCATTCCTCCTTCACTTGGATCAAACCATGTATCAAAGGATATGGAA GAAGACATGATGTGA